In a genomic window of Erinaceus europaeus chromosome 12, mEriEur2.1, whole genome shotgun sequence:
- the GPS2 gene encoding G protein pathway suppressor 2 — translation MPALLERPKLSNAMARALHRHIMMERERKRQEEEEVDKMMEQKMKEEQERRKKKEMEERMSLEETKEQILKLKEKLSALQDEKHQLFLQLKKVLHEEEKRRRKEQSDLTTLTSAAYQQSLTVHTGTHLLSMQGSPGGHNRPGTLMAADRGKQMFGPQVISTRHYVGSAAAFAGTPEHGQFQGSPGGAYGTAQPPHYGPTQPAYSPSQQLRAPSAFPAVQYLSQPQPYAVHGHFQPTQTGFLQPGSTLSLQKQMEHTNQQTGFSDSSSLRPMHPQALHPASGLLASPQLPVQMQPAGKSGFAASSQPGPRLPFIQHSQNPRFYHK, via the exons ATGCCTGCGCTCCTGGAGCGCCCCAAGCTCTCCAACGCCATGGCCCGGGCGTTGCACCGGCACATCATGATGGAGCGGGAGCGCAAGCGGCAGG AGGAAGAAGAAGTGGATAAGATGATGGAACAGAAGATGAAGGAAGaacaggagagaagaaagaaaaaagagatggaagagagaatgTCACTAGAGGAGACCAAGGAACAA atTCTGAAGTTGAAAGAGAAGCTTTCGGCTTTACAAGATGAGAAGCACCAGCTTTTCTTGCAACTCAAGAAAGTTCTCCATGAGGAAGAAAAACGGAGGCGAAAGGAACAGAG TGACCTGACCACTCTGACATCAGCTGCATACCAGCAGAGTCTGACTGTTCACACAGGAACTCACCTTCTCAGCATGCAGG GGAGCCCAGGAGGACACAATCGCCCAGGCACCCTCATGGCAGCTGACAGAGGCAAGCAAATGTTCGGACCCCAAGTGATTTCA actcgaCACTACGTGGGCTCAGCAGCTGCCTTTGCAGGGACCCCGGAGCATGGACAGTTCCAGGGCAGCCCGGGTGGCGCCTATGGAACTGCTCAGCCCCCTCACTATGGCCCCACTCAGCCAGCTTACAGCCCTAGTCAACAGCTCAGAG CACCTTCGGCATTTCCTGCAGTGCAATATCTATCTCAACCTCAGCCCTATGCTGTGCACGGCCACTTTCAGCCAACGCAAACAG GGTTCCTCCAGCCTGGCAGTACCCTATCCTTACAAAAGCAGATGGAACACACTAACCAGCAAACTGGCTTCTCTGACTCA TCTTCTCTTCGCCCCATGCATCCCCAAGCATTGCATCCAGCCTCTGGACTCCTTGCCTCCCCCCAGCTCCCTGTGCAGATGCAACCAGCAGGAAAG TCAGGCTTTGCAGCTTCCAGCCAACCTGGCCCTCGGCTGCCCTTCATCCAACACAGCCAGAACCCAAGATTCTACCACAAGTGA